DNA from Cotesia glomerata isolate CgM1 linkage group LG10, MPM_Cglom_v2.3, whole genome shotgun sequence:
TAACTCCCTCAGCATTGTCTTTACTAACAATCTGCCACTTTTTGTCGCGGCTTGCATTCCAGGGTACAAACTACTTGCCACATCTTCACATTTCAGTCGCTCGTAGCCAATGTTTACTAAGTGCGCAGGAGGCTGTTTCTCTTTGGGTACTTGCCACACGTAAGGTCTGTATTTACGGGACGTCCACTAcgtgaattttttcaatgccaatttatacttattttttttttgtattttactgcttattttttattttttttttttatttgcagtTACCTCGTATTAGTATTTCATACTGAATCGCGTGCACGTTCGCTATTCACCATCGCACCAAATTccttattgtaattttaataacattttagCGTAAGCATGTACGACAATTCCTGGATTGAAACAGCCTCTTTTATTTTGCTTCTTTTTGTAATTAAGTGAGTGAGTAGATGAAGATGTTTCGCAACATATTGCGGattatattacaaaaattataaatttatttaatatttattaaatattttattaaaatataatcaaaatttaattagcagacatttgataatttttaggatttttcttattattgtttttttttttaaatattttctgacgtgagtgattaaatttttaaattattgaaaaaaattgtattagaTTGGACAGCcgataatctaaaaattaaatttaactcatgtcagaaaatatttatataaagtattcaaaaaaacagtctttagaaaaaataaattattattattattattattattatgtttgaTATATGACTCGAAGATCGGtgttcttaattaataaagatacatagttattattttaagcctGTTACAcgaaaagaacaagatgacactggatataatcccagattatactgagtgaaaaaaaatttcagatagtagttagtacaatccagattataatgaatataatccagatatcacgcagtataatctggatttttctagctactatctgacatttattttcaccacagatatcactgagtataatctgggatgatatacagtgtcatcttgttttttccaattcttgaaaaatgttcaattttttttttattatcttttcaCCATAGTATTTTTCGGTACGAGGTCtcatactataaaaaaaaaatcttaggtgaaaaaataacaattaaaatttattttcgacaaatttttattataaattacatttttacacATTATCTAAcaaaaatttgtcaaaaataaattctaattgTTGTATTTTCAcctaggatttttttttatggtatgagacctcatatcgaaaaatattatagtgaaaaaataatttaaaaaaaattaagcttaaaataataattatatacctttattaattgttattattattattaaaataattattgcaaaaaaatccGCAtataagattttaaaaactataaaggtaatttttaaaaatatttatatagttttgaatttaattaaaaaatttttaaatgtctgaTTTCaggattattaaaaatatctcatgtttattttatttaaaaaaaaaaattagttttaataatttaaataggatttaaaaataaaaatttttctaacacCTTTAACTACTCATGTTTGCAAATATATTCTTTCTGTAATGTAGATAAATTTATCTAAGGTAAATATTtgtaacaaacataaaataaagtttatttttccaGGCTATGTACAGAAGAATAATCGAGTCTCGTAACAAGGCAGCAATAGATCCAGAAATAACTCTGCAATTTTTGAAATCCGCTATTTACTACTTTTTAACCGACAAAGAAAACCATCACGGGCACTTGAATGCCATTGAGAGTATTCTTGGGTTTACGGACAACGAGAAGCTCAACATTGATCGGATTTACGGGTCAAGTCGAAAGTAATAAGTTTAAGTTTCttcctttatttatttattattgcattatcaattattattctttgcCTGCCGGTAttgagttattttaaatatttgacaactattttattaaagactagataattttatttttatcaaatgttttaatatattttcaaatattaagtttttaattatcagattaatattgtaaaaagaAAATCAGAGTGTTTGTGATTTATAACTAAACTATCAGCTATTGATTAGCTGTCATTTATATCAGTAGATAATTAGctttagattaattaaaaataattattatgcattattccaaatatttaaaaatatcggaGGGGgggttttaaatatttataattaaaaaatatttgataaataaacattgttatttccaaatattatcaattataattgcAAGCTCTTTAATCTAgagtttttcaattatttaataataaaacgtctaattaaaaattaatgttgacttttaaaaatatatttcacggCTGTGTTTGCTTACGATTGCAACACCGACTAGATTAAGCaaaaatcttatttatttatatttgaattaataaattaataaatataaagtaatatatatttaacgaAAGTTGATGGAGTCTGGTGGCTCATTCCTGGACACAGGAATAAATTATGATTGAGACTGAGGGAATATTCTGCCTTTATCAATTATACTAAGATAGTTTATCcttcatttataaattgtaattaatatttaatatgtacGAGCGAccttatttttaatgaatgacTTTATATGCCTGCATAGATACTGtccaaataataaatttaattatcaaaaatatttaattataattataataaaataaaatgattaaaaaaaaaattttagtttttttttatattctttttttgttttatttattgttgtaaattattttttatttatcaaagtcACACAGACCGTAAATTACTTTTTGCTGGCTATAATTATACCATCGTATTTCTGCTGGAACCACTTCATCGCGTCTTCTTTTGTCAAACGATGTTGGAATCCAACTTTTCCGGTCTTTCTCCTTCTGTGAGCTACGTTGAAtcctataaaataaataaataataaatattttaataattaataatttttaatattttcaaataatttaataattttcaataattgaataatttctaataataatttttaattattaatttctaataataattattaatttttaataattttcaattattaatttttaacaattattaataatttaataatttttaacaattattaataatttaataatttttaacaattattaataatttaataatttttaacaattattaataatttaataatttttaacaattattaataatttaataatttttaatacttattaataattgaataattattaatttttattaattattaataatttttaagttttaacaattattaatcatttttaatacttattaataatttcataattgttaatttttaataaattgtctttgttattaaaaattattttaaaatataaaaaaaaaatttttttttaattgttgcaACATTTAAGTAACACCCTCAGTAAAATAAGTGAGCATGTGTTGCAAACATGAAGCAATTGATTTagcacattttttttataaataaaaatagtagaCAAAATATAAAACCAATAATGTCCACAATGCCAGAAGtgcataattaaaatttcaaaatattcagaaaacttatttataataataatagttgtgaaaaatttttaaacataccGGGACGACCGAGGACAACGTAGAAGTCAAGACCGTAAATTCCGATACTGGGATCGTACTTGATTCCAAGATCGATGTGTTCCTGGATACCGAAACCAAAGTTACCGGTTCCTGAGAAGTTCTCCTTTCTCAACTCGTACTCACGTACCTAGATAACAAtcagacaaattaaaaataataatactctaaatacaaattattattattattgatattaaaaatggctgacacttgacaattttttaattttttcatgaaaattaatttaacaaatatttgatagttttaagaatttttttaacaaataaattgcaaaaaaattgaaatgtaaaaattaaaataaaataaaaatgtcattttttaaaaataattttttcgaacaaattttttaaacaaaattaaaaaatgatcaggtgactgctaatttaatataattaattttttttgaataataattcatcaattaataattcattcttaataattaaaaataatttttctgaacaaattttttaaacaaaattaaaaaatgatcaagtaactgctaattaaaaaaaaataactaattttttaaaaataataaactagatttatgaaaattaaattagccgacatttaaaaattttttttttattgaaataattattataaaaaagtaaaaaataaatttcatttataaaaaacttgaaaaactaaaagtgcaattttttaaatatacttttttattctaattaaattattgaaaaaaaaatcaaaaaattaaaaacgtcagctaactttattattaaactagatttataaaattatttataaaaaattgtactcataattttttatagctcTCAAAGATGAGATtttgaaagtaaatttttcttgctataaattattagttaaaaaattttcaaatgtctctcaattaaagtataattattattattaaaaaaatattgagttAAATACCTTTAAACCACGCTCGAGGATCTCCTCAGCTTTGGCACCACGAACAGTGCAGTGCACAGCGATCTTTTCGTTTCTTCGGATACCGAAGGAACGTACAGTGTACCTGGCCTTGGAGAAAACGGGCTGTTGGCCGGTCAACTGCTCCAACACCTTGGCAGCACGGGTCAGTCTGTCTCCAGATTCACCGACACAGATGTTCAGGCAGAGCTTGCGGATTCTGACTTCTCTCATCACATTTTTAGACGCATCCTTGGGATCTTTCTTGGTCTTGTCTTTCTTTACGCCGGTCTTTTTGGCGGGGACAGATACTTTGGCTTCCTGgatcacaaaaataaaacaattaattaaaatataattaattaaatttataaataattcactgCAGGTTAACGTGGAACATGCTGACGCAAAACACCAATGGCTAACCTCACAAGTGTCATTATTTCACCaagcgcgatttttttttaagactaatcATCGAAAGATTGACCTTTTCGTGcaatttaatgattaatttatgggctagagtcaaaatttttcgattattttAACAGATTATTGAGAAAACAAtggatttttaaagattattttataaaaataacatggACTCACCACCATCGTTGCGGCAGCAGAtcaaaaagaataaaaaagagCTCTTCTTTCTCTATCTGAGGGAACACGTGCTCACTCTGCCGTTCACTGGcgcaattaaaatttcatcggCGCTCATTGGTCGGCTGTGAGCTAATGGGAATCACGcgcgaaaatttaaaaattattttttcacccgcacctaaaaaaaaaaaagtaaaaaattttattagctgtgataaatataatactaacgttagccgacatttttaatttttttatttattaaattggaacgaaaaaatatttttttaaaattggacttgaaatttttcaattttttttaataaatttttttatttaaaaaattattaaaatttttagatgtcgtcTGGAAAGTTAGCTAACTTGATTCTCATGtgatcaatatttaaaaaataaaataaaataaataaataaaaatatttattctttaacaTTACTCGAGctgatataaaaattctgataataacaaaaataaaatacgaaGGTTAAAGATAATTTGAAGTTGCTGTTTATTATGTGAAATATTTATGAAGATATAAGTGAAATAATCACAGTGGAATGTGATAAATGATAAGTGAtgattttataatgaaaatagaacaaaaaaaattttaatttaatatttaaaatataaaaaatcaattaaaaattatttttttttaccgatGACTCATTTTGTTTTACATTTAAACCTTTTATGGCCTgagtcataaaataaaattaaacgacaaaaaaaaacctactGAAGGTTACttttagtaaatataaaacaaatttataagatttaaaaaattcttaaaaattaaacagttaatctatattaatttataaacttttaaaaaagattAGTTTAGATATTTGTATGTATATGTGATACTTAAACCTTGAAACTTTGTAACGAATCTTCGAGACAAAGTTCGGGAATGAGCCAAATCGATTGATTAGTTTACGAATAGCAGctatttaaactttttgatcaataactccaaattaaattttaaaaataactctaaaaattttcatacaaaagttttaaacttcaaaagattcttcaataaaaaatgcaattaaactaaattaaaaaaaaaatcttccaaAAAACTCAGAGCTTTTGTAAACTAAGATCGtgtgataaaaaaagtaaagtaatcaatatctGTCGAGCACACTCCTTTGACACCGTAAAGCcgtatctaaaaaaaaaaaaggcagcATTAATAGCCGAGATCCAACGTGAAAATTGGCAATAGTtaggtatttatttataatagtaaACTGAAGCGACTGGTGTCGCGTGATAAAACCTTGAAACCACTACAGTACCTTATATTACACTTACATGGAGCAGGACGGTGAGCAACAGAGCTTGGCATAAAGCGGGTGGTAGCCAAGAGTGAGTGGGTCAGTACGGAGCCGAACATAAACAGAAAGACCAAGTAAAGTACCATACCCCCAACAGGAGATGTTGATGTTGATGTTAGTCTGGCTCCACATACATCCATACCCACAAACAAACATACTGATATAAAGTAAaggtatataaatatatatttacacaaATACTCCTGCACATAGGTATGTCCACCCGCGCTTTACTGGTAAAATACCAGAGGACAGAAAGAGAAAGAGTTTATGCAAGACCAAAGACCCAAGAGCTAAAAGCCAAGAGCTAAGAGCCTTTGGATAGGAGTTTTAGCGCAAGTATTGAGTAAGAGTGAGCACAGAGACTAGAGGATGCTTGAGTTTTAAGTGAAAGAAATACCAGGATTGCTATTTAGATTATCAACACTTGAATTGACATCTAATAGTCTCTATCTCTATCTCTtactctattattattttaattaaatttactgttaTCATTATTCacgatattattattattattattattattattaataatatttatttatttatttatttagccCTTGGagatatatattagggtggcgcaaaaaaaccgactatttttttttaatctcgagtgaaaaaatgttggtttttgatgttttaagagctctctccaaAGAACAGcttgaacaaaaattttaagaggtcgctccaaatttttttaaattttaaaaatcgtcaaaaatcgaattttttttttttaattttttttctcgtcacgtaataattttatagaccaaaaaaaaaggttttccTGAAAGTTTCCGTtcaaaatgtgaattttaaaaggtcgctcgtaatttttttttaatttattagtgacTATTCAATTGGATTAGCATTTTTTGACTCTGAAATGTAAAAAtgattatgagcgacctttcaaaattaaaattttgaattgaaactttcaggaacttatttttttttggtctataaaattatgacgtaacgagaaaaaaaaaatttcgatttttgacgatttttgaaatttaaaaaaatttggagcgacctcttaaaaattattttttaagctgttctttggagagggctcttaaattaaaacatcaaaaactgacattttttcactcgagactcgaaaaaaaaaatagtcggtttttttgcgccaccctaatatatatatacattttaatttgtctcatatttaatattcttttctatcttaattcataaatttttttaaattaattaataatttacaaataataaacaacccatacatcaataattaataattaacaatttacaaaaatatacaattaataaaatcatgtTAATTCTATCTTATAATTCTGTACATCACTTTTTTGTCATTATAGATCATAAAAAATcgatattgtttttaatgtaatcaataataataataataataattaagaaaaaaaaattgataaaatttcacaataattattatgagcTGGAGTGTGCCTATGATCggtatatattaaattaaaatcggTACCAAGTGAATTTAAATATCCGACCcggatttaatttaatagccCGAGCAGAGGGTCCACAACAATCAAATTCCAGGTTGAATATTAGGGTAGCCTTTCTGGTCTCTCCTCACTTGGCTGGGTTGTTTGTAAATATGAGCCTCGGTAGTTGGCGGGCGCCTCTTTGGGACGAGGAAGACcaaccaccaccaccaccactaGCACCAGCATCCTCAATCCTCCTCGGTTGATCTTCCATCCTGCATCAGATCCTCACGTTACCACCACGGGCCGAGTAAAGTTGTTTGGCGCATTAAATAGCTACAGTAAAGTTACCGGGTACCGAGGACTACGGCTGGAGAAAGAGCACGAAAATCACGGTAGGCAACAAACCACTTGGTCTGTTCTGCTGGTGGGAGCATAGCAGTACCAGTAAGGCGGACCGAGTAGGATAGAGTTAAGTTGAGGCAACTAAACCAAGAGAACGTGCCTTTGCCAGGCCAGTATCCACGTGTTCACTGTAGTAGCGCGTTATGACCCGGATGTTAGATTGCAGCTGCAGTTTCGCGAGTACCTGCCGCCGACCCGGATGTCCCGCTCGACGTCGTACCCAAGTACAACACTAATGTCATCCCTTTGTAAGGAAAAATATGTTCAATCggtaagtttatatttttaataattgctacactgataaaaaaaaattaacttgactcaagagccaaaatcttgaaccaagaaaattattttcttcagtCGAGAGAATAAATTGttgaaagaagaaaattttcttgaaccaagaataattttttgactcaagaaaatcattttcttcaaaatgattcaagattttggctcttgagtcaattttttcatcagtgtacctgcaaaaaattatttattagcggtttgttttttttgcgagaagtttatattaaaattaaagtagcagatatttaataaattttagaattttttaaagaaataaattagtggaaaaaaaattaactttcagaaattaaaaaaaattttaaatgcaatttttggaagaaatttttttgttaaaaaaactaaaaaattatcaagtgactgctaactttaatatcgtGAAGTTTAttcctattttttaattaagtttttaagtttattgttGTTACCTGTGAagtgattttttatcaatcaaatattaagTGACAAAACGGTGTGTTCTTGAAGGATAGATTCAAGCAAATCGACGAAAGGCGCCAGCAAACTACGAAGGGACCTGATAAACGCCGAAATAGCTAATTTACGTGATCTTCTGCCTCTACCACCCTCTACAAGACAGCGACTATCCCAGTTGCAACTGATGGCTCTTGTTTGTGTTTTTCTGAGGAAAGCCAATTATTTTCAACAGGGTGAgtcaatattttcttaatcACAGTATTTaccagtaaatatttaaattataatgatgatTTTGTAGTTGGACCGGAAAAGAAGGAATAGAGTAAGTGGTAGATAGTATAAGGTTTTGAAATTAGTTGTCATATTTACCAGACTTGCTGAAAGCCGGTAGTATAGTCTTGTCTTGGTTGTAATATTCAGTCGTTTGATAGTTCAGAAAGAGAGTTGAGAATAAGTATAATACGGCGGCTCTGGTACTTTGAAATTATACCGACATTCCTCGGAACGTCTTTCCAAGATTCGAACCTGGGACCTCCCGGCAACGGTCGCGGTCGCGTCTCTGCGGTGCTCGACCCCCTTGGTAAACTTTAGAATCTCTGTACCGTCACCTCTTCATTTCTTCGTCATTCGTCCTCAAACCTCCGAGTCGCTTTTTAAGAGATGagatgatactgaaattacaGATATCCcggaactctttttttttgttcgctCAGCATCAACATTATCATTGtcattaatgattaatgagtTTCCTCGAACCTGTTATTAGGAGTAAATAAATAGTAGatgctgataaaaattttcttttatttctgcatgcattttttattaattttctcgcacataaatatttaagctGGGGTATAAATTAAGAACTTTTCGTCACGGTCTGGAGTTTCGAAACTTTTTGGTTTAATTTGTGGGTT
Protein-coding regions in this window:
- the LOC123273032 gene encoding 60S ribosomal protein L11; the encoded protein is MVEAKVSVPAKKTGVKKDKTKKDPKDASKNVMREVRIRKLCLNICVGESGDRLTRAAKVLEQLTGQQPVFSKARYTVRSFGIRRNEKIAVHCTVRGAKAEEILERGLKVREYELRKENFSGTGNFGFGIQEHIDLGIKYDPSIGIYGLDFYVVLGRPGFNVAHRRRKTGKVGFQHRLTKEDAMKWFQQKYDGIIIASKK